A window of the Dioscorea cayenensis subsp. rotundata cultivar TDr96_F1 chromosome 14, TDr96_F1_v2_PseudoChromosome.rev07_lg8_w22 25.fasta, whole genome shotgun sequence genome harbors these coding sequences:
- the LOC120275737 gene encoding flap endonuclease 1-A-like, whose protein sequence is MRSKPLHRDRLLRWSRSWIRVRVRVWDGWKGGRGEPGEETEEEVDGGGGGDDEDEDGGDDEETGVVGSGGSVRVWISKNLSLSLLNIIVGRIGTETPTNEAGEVTSHLQGMFNRTIRLLEAGIKPVYVFDGQPPDLKKQELAKRYSKTEDASKELTAAIEVALLYCS, encoded by the exons ATGCGATCAAAGCCTTTGCATCGTGATCGGTTGTTGAGATGGAGCCGGAGctggattagggttagggttagggtttgggatGGGTGGAAAGGAGGGAGAGGGGAACCGGGAGAAGAGACGGAGGAGGAGGTGGATGGAGGCGGAGGCGGCGATGACGAAGATGAGGATGGCGGCGATGATGAGGAAACTGGGGTTGTAGGATCCGGCGGAAGCGTGAGGGTTTGGATCTCGAAGAACTTGTCTTTGTCCCTGCTTAAT ATTATAGTGGGGAGAATTGGCACTGAGACACCTACCAACGAGGCTGGCGAAGTCACAAG TCATCTGCAGGGTATGTTCAACAGGACAATAAGATTGTTAGAGGCTGGAATCAAACCAGT GTATGTTTTCGATGGTCAGCCACCTGATCTCAAGAAGCAAGAACTAGCAAAGAG GTACTCAAAGACGGAAGATGCTAGCAAGGAGTTGACAGCAGCTATAGAGGTAGCTTTACTCTACTGTTCTTAG